In one Fundulus heteroclitus isolate FHET01 chromosome 3, MU-UCD_Fhet_4.1, whole genome shotgun sequence genomic region, the following are encoded:
- the LOC105926323 gene encoding titin homolog isoform X1 — protein sequence MQCKVTLLDDALFECELDKHAKGQELLTKVCDHVNLLEKDYFGLAIWETPTSKTWLEPTKEIRKQVSGGVYEFTFNVKFYPPDPAQLTEDLTRYFLCLQLRKDILLGVLPCSFVTLSLLGSYTVQSELGEYDPELHGTDYVKDLSLAPGQTKELEEKVMELHRTYRSMSPAQADLLFLENAKKLAMYGVDLHQAKDLDGVDITLGVCSSGLMVYKDKLRINRFPWPKVLKISYKRSSFFIKIRASEQEQYESTIGFKLPNYKASKKLWKVCVEHHTFFRVSSVEPPSSRRFLVLGSKFRYSGRTQAQTRQASSMIDRPAPRFARSASKRLSRNLDGAGDETLQFLQLLSASGRSELDDWSLLMAAEKSLPSAEFPVRWASTESWEEGQSVHTVTTGWKVSEAADGGSQIVSEQQQWLKEGEWSDLLCRQPVAAVQTFDFVKEQAKPSLTYSSSTDPQSAPSRQDDWYLYSDRLSSGFEEKAATSREIQSQIRVEELVTSEAEWEETTEQVTERLQESVTLIDALEEIKDLQGKLRKVRDLEERLQEAGEVTELIQRVIEEELGQEEVDRLRAEEGDLEQVVLQKFQKRMGTVEGDIDELEEQIKEVFLKGLVPEEENKPDQLDDSVRVKLRKLEKEWQEGVQEEFESAGAAGATSVVTLQRVEQRGGKRVTIVDERGVLEKQTRRVVTERLDFGNPVQAENEDEWYILLYRPPRQEVLSPSVSAVDESTYSSSVETRQVGEEQPSLMEKVDDWFVLLAGTPRETSYVEAVIMKTVQMEEERFVSEAEVSEDYKVEVEERQTIQETPRETFVERVTMKDAELDERKLVSVMEVSEDYKVEVEERQTIQETPRETFVERVTMKDVELDEGRLVSVMEISEDYKVEVEERQTIPEGSGRLEPIQPVTEREDDWFVLLDVPSRQTTLVKPVSLAGVVSKSQMEVALSVPAVDLGDKRAEIFIEDAEMKQRQAKDDWFVLLDLPDRRTSYIQPAPMAESVEVLHKESTSSVTVSEEVEKRREVIVEEIVIQKQDEKLPEQRILPPVSSQDDDWYLLLDIVTKVESYIPPVSMPQPTKVSPSVPPEAKGIEEKLDPISPQPLPESDDDWYILFDSVGDKSVITPTVTAAEIIHEMTKTFEVEAKATEIAADTGVRTMETKTYEEVMVGAASGPNGTRFPKTGPSQPLPLSNMEEDDWPVMFGITKEKPIPAPPVAEVQRVVEIAVPSEPKPKSIMEDLREPAVTLVNPPQPRHVDDDWFELLDVAAKVSVSVEQRDLLVPEVSKTFVATEQRTQQRVTIVDETWQDREVVTESPPQIEVEDDWFVLLDRTLKTSVAAPERLRLPSEVRVPAAVATRIEVPEKKPQFEMRILEERRPLIHTHVTDDWSVLLDHGAKESVVSTQRGTRPVSAPVFSQAALAEAGIPMIPFDQPQTSTPIKTSRLEERKLEVTVEATEPSKIEALSEVKPAVWREQRDVDSSLISTVNGDLQHESETEKTNVEGVQMRKKRAKRIEGDSIYIRHSLLMLEEFDKPQEDLIKHHASISELKRNFMEAVPEPRPSEWDKRLSTHSPFRTLGINGQPLPSADGSVCVSPRFKSSETNTLHEETGSNLGVSEAPGPSGSQRTEPDGVEALSAPVEEESCCDEEVVVFETLLVPLVEVEMAQLPPPAGSSCKALDEIQEEEGTCPVASECSGGIVGSSPASYFWSDGPQVIRSFQPPLVQTQTVTIATVSNSLPGDISTTEVPIVPTKTFTYESSKLTDEGTDEERESSLSTSKSITSEVTGGTTVTTTTTQISKVVKGGSSETRVEKRIVITADSDVDQEKKKHGGASAL from the exons ATGCAATGCAAAGTCACCTTACTGGACGACGCTCTGTTTGAGTGTGAACTTGAT AAACACGCTAAAGGTCAGGAGCTTTTAACTAAAGTGTGTGATCATGTCAACCTGCTGGAGAAGGACTACTTTGGCCTGGCCATCTGGGAAACCCCGACCAGCAAG ACGTGGTTGGAACCCACCAAAGAGATCCGGAAACAGGTTTCAGGTGGCGTCTATGAGTTTACATTTAATGTGAAGTTCTACCCTCCTGATCCAGCCCAGCTTACAGAAGACCTCACcag ATACTTCCTGTGTCTCCAGCTCAGGAAGGACATTTTGCTTGGCGTTCTCCCTTGTTCCTTTGTCACCCTCTCCCTGCTGGGCTCCTACACGGTCCAGTCCGAGCTGGGCGAGTATGACCCTGAGCTTCACGGGACGGACTACGTAAAAGATCTCAGCCTGGCACCCGGGCAGACCAAGGAGCTGgaggaaaaagtgatggagcTGCACCGCACTTACAG GTCAATGAGTCCGGCCCAAGCAGATTTGCTGTTTCTGGAAAATGCCAAGAAACTTGCGATGTACGGAGTTGACCTGCACCAAGCCAAG GATCTGGACGGCGTCGACATCACGCTGGGTGTTTGCTCCAGCGGCCTGATGGTTTACAAGGACAAGCTGAGGATCAACCGTTTCCCTTGGCCCAAAGTGCTCAAAATCTCCTACAAACGGAGCAGCTTCTTTATCAAAATCAGAGCGTCAGAG caaGAGCAGTATGAGAGCACCATCGGCTTCAAGCTACCCAACTACAAAGCCTCAAAGAAGCTTTGGAAAGTTTGCGTGGAGCATCATACGTTCTTCAG GGTTTCATCAGTGGAGCCTCCATCATCCCGTCGTTTCCTTGTCTTGGGTTCCAAGTTCCGCTACAGCGGCCGTACTCAAGCCCAAACCCGGCAGGCGAGCTCCATGATCGACCGCCCGGCCCCACGCTTCGCACGCTCCGCGAGCAAGAGGCTGTCGCGTAACTTAGACGGAG CTGGAGATGAGACTCTCCAGTTTCTGCAGCTGCTCTCTGCGTCAGGCAGGTCTGAGCTTGATGATTGGTCATTGTTGATGGCTGCAGAGAAATCCCTGCCTTCTGCTGAATTTCCAG TCAGATGGGCGTCCACTGAGTCCTGGGAAGAAGGACAGTCTGTTCACACAGTCACAACAGGCTGGAAGGTCTCTGAGGCCGCAGACGGCGGCTCTCAGATTGTCAGTGAACAGCAGCAGTGGCTAAAGGAAGGCGAGTGGTCCGACCTTCTGTGTCGTCAACCTGTAGCCGCTGTCCAGacttttgattttgtaaaagaGCAAG CTAAACCGAGCTTGACATACTCCTCCTCTACGGACCCTCAATCTGCACCATCACGGCAGGATGACTGGTACCTGTACTCAGACCGGCTCTCATCCGGGTTTGAAGAAAAGGCTGCGa CGTCTCGTGAAATCCAGTCCCAGATCCGTGTGGAGGAGCTTGTCACATCAGAGGCTGAATGGGAAGAGACTACCGAGCAAGTAACTGAGAGACTGCAGGAATCTGTGACCTTGATAGATGCCTTGGAAGAGATTAAAGATCTGCAGGGGAAACTGAGGAAAGTGAGGGACTTGGAGGAAAGGCTGCAAGAGGCGGGTGAAGTGACAGAGCTGATTCAGAGGGTGATCGAAGAGGAATTGGGGCAGGAAGAGGTCGATAGGTTAAGAGCAGAAGAGGGCGATTTGGAGCAGGTAGTTTTACAGAAATTTCAGAAGAGGATGGGGACCGTCGAGGGCGACATAGACGAACTGGAAGAACAAATAAAAGaggtgtttttaaaaggtttggtGCCTGAGGAGGAAAACAAACCTGATCAGTTGGACGATAGCGTGAGGGTGAAGCTGCGGAAGCTGGAAAAGGAATGGCAGGAAGGAGTACAGGAAGAGTTTGAGTCTGCGGGTGCTGCTGGTGCCACATCTGTTGTGACTCTGCAGAGGGTCGAGCAGAGGGGTGGGAAGAGGGTGACAATTGTGGACGAGCGGGGGGTGTTGGAAAAACAGACTCGGCGAGTGGTTACAGAGAGGCTTGATTTTGGAAATCCGGTTCAGGCGGAAAATGAGGATGAGTGGTACATACTGCTTTACCGCCCTCCGCGCCAAGAAGTTCTCAGCCCATCAG tctctgctgtggatgAGAGTACATATTCGAGCTCAGTGGAGACGAGACAGGTAGGAGAAGAGCAACCGTCACTCATGGAAAAGGTGGATGACTGGTTTGTGTTGCTGGCTGGAACTCCAAGAGAAACCTCCTATGTAGAAGCAG TAATAATGAAAACCGTCCAGATGGAAGAAGAAAGGTTTGTGTCTGAGGCTGAAGTTTCAGAAGATTACAAGGTAGAAGTTGAAGAGAGACAGACGATACAGGAGACTCCAAGAGAAACCTTTGTAGAACGAG TAACAATGAAGGATGCCGAGCTGGATGAAAGAAAGCTGGTTTCTGTAATGGAAGTTTCAGAAGATTACAAGGTAGAAGTTGAAGAGAGACAGACAATACAGGAGACTCCAAGAGAAACCTTTGTAGAACGAG TAACAATGAAGGATGTCGAGCTGGATGAAGGAAGGCTGGTGTCTGTAATGGAAATTTCAGAAGATTACAAGGTAGAAGTTGAAGAGAGACAGACAATACCAGAGGGTTCAGGACGTCTGGAACCAATCCAGCCAGTGACTGAGAGGGAGGATGACTGGTTTGTGTTGCTGGATGTTCCTTCTAGACAAACTACACTTGTAAAACCAG TGAGTCTGGCAGGTGTTGTCTCCAAGTCCCAGATGGAAGTTGCCCTATCTGTCCCGGCTGTTGATCTGGGAGATAAAAGAGCGGAGATTTTTATTGAGGATGCAGAAATGAAACAAAGACAAGCAAAAGATGACTGGTTTGTGCTCCTTGATCTTCCAGATAGGAGAACATCGTATATTCAACCAG CTCCGATGGCTGAGTCTGTTGAGGTTCTTCACAAAGAAAGCACGTCCAGTGTGACTGTGTCTGAGGAAGTGGAGAAGAGGAGGGAGGTTATAGTTGAGGAGATTGTGATTCAGAAACAGGATGAGAAGCTTCCAGAGCAGAGAATATTGCCCCCAGTAAGCAGCCAAGATGATGATTGGTATTTGCTGCTGGACATAGTTACCAAAGTGGAGTCTTATATACCTCCAG ttTCTATGCCACAGCCAACTAAAGTCAGTCCAAGTGTTCCACCTGAAGCAAAAGGTATAGAGGAAAAGTTAGATCCAATTAGTCCACAGCCTCTGCCAGAGTCGGATGATGACTGGTACATTCTGTTTGACTCTGTTGGTGACAAGTCGGTTATCACACCTACAG TTACCGCGGCTGAGATTATACACGAAATGACAAAGACGTTTGAAGTTGAGGCCAAAGCCACAGAGATCGCAGCAGACACGGGCGTGAGAACCATGGAGACGAAAACATACGAGGAGGTGATGGTTGGTGCGGCCAGCGGGCCAAACGGTACTCGATTTCCTAAAACGGGGCCGAGCCAACCCCTGCCGTTGTCAAACATGGAAGAAGATGATTGGCCCGTCATGTTTGGCATTACTAAAGAAAAACCCATACCTGCTCCACCAG TTGCTGAGGTTCAGAGGGTTGTTGAAATAGCCGTACCCAGTGAACCGAAACCAAAATCCATCATGGAGGATTTGAGGGAACCTGCAGTGACTTTGGTTAACCCGCCACAACCAAGACATGTGGATGATGATTGGTTTGAGCTGCTCGATGTGGCAGCGAAAGTATCAG TGTCTGTGGAGCAACGTGACCTCCTTGTTCCTGAAGTGAGCAAAACGTTTGTAGCCACAGAGCAGAGAACACAGCAGAGGGTCACTATAGTGGATGAGACGTGGCAGGACAGAGAAGTGGTGACGGAGAGTCCCCCGCAAATAGAAGTGGAGGATGATTGGTTTGTTCTCCTGGATCGGACTCTAAAGACATCAG TCGCTGCACCTGAACGCCTCAGGTTGCCATCAGAGGTCAGAGTCCCAGCTGCTGTGGCTACAAGGATTGAAGTTCCTGAGAAGAAGCCACAGTTTGAGATGCGGATCCTGGAGGAAAGGCGTCCACTCATACATACACATGTCACTGATGATTGGTCTGTCCTGCTAGATCATGGTGCCAAAGAGTCAG TTGTGAGCACGCAGAGGGGCACCCGTCCTGTCAGTGCCCCAGTCTTCTCCCAGGCTGCTCTGGCAGAGGCAGGCATCCCCATGATCCCCTTCGACCAGCCCCAGACCTCCACTCCCATAAAGACCAGCCGCCTGGAAGAGAGGAAGCTCGAGGTTACGGTGGAGGCAACGGAGCCCTCAAAAATAGAAGCGTTGTCTGAGGTCAAG CCAGCAGTGTGGAGGGAGCAGAGAGACGTAGACTCTTCACTGATCTCCACCGTCAATGGGGACCTTCAG CACGAGTCTGAGACCGAGAAGACGAACGTGGAGGGGGTGCAAATGCGAAAG AAAAGAGCTAAGAGAATTGAGGGTGACTCAATTTATATCAGACATAGCCTGTTAATGCTGGAG GAGTTCGATAAGCCTCAGGAGGACCTGATTAAGCACCACGCTAGCATCAGCGAGCTGAAGAGGAACTTCATGGAGGCCGTGCCGGAGCCGAGGCCGAGTGAATGGGACAAGCGTCTGTCCACGCACTCTCCGTTCCGCACCCTGGGCATCAATGGCCAGCCTCTGCCCAGTGCAGATGGG agTGTGTGCGTTAGTCCCCGTTTCAAAAGCTCAGAAACAAACACTCTCCATGAGGAAACCGGCAGTAATCTCGGGGTGTCAGAGGCACCCGGGCCCTCTGGGAGCCAGCGGACTGAGCCTGATGGTGTCGAAGCCCTCAGCGCTCCCGTTGAAGAGGAGTCGTGCTGTGACGAGGAGGTTGTGGTTTTTGAGACGCTCTTGGTGCCGCTCGTAGAGGTGGAAATGGCACAGCTGCCTCCTCCAGCTGGGTCCTCCTGTAAAGCTTTAGATGAGATCCAGGAGGAAGAAGGAACATGTCCTGTAGCGTCTGAGTGCTCTGGGGGAATAGTTGGATCTTCCCCAGCTTCCTATTTCTGGAGCGATGGTCCGCAGGTCATACGCAGCTTCCAG CCCCCTCTGGTGCAGACCCAGACTGTCACCATCGCAACAGTTTCCAACTCCCTGCCCGGTGACATCTCCACCACAGAGGTCCCCATCGTCCCAACCAAGACCTTCACCTATGAGTCTTCAAAG ctgacAGATGAAGGTACAGATGAGGAAAGAGAGAGCTCTTTATCCACTTCCAAGAGCATTACCTCCGAGGTGACCGGCGGCACCACTGTCACCACCACTACCACCCAGATCTCAAAG GTGGTAAAAGGTGGATCCTCAGAGACCCGTGTGGAGAAGAGAATCGTCATAACAGCAGACTCTGACGTTGACCAAGAAAAG AAGAAACATGGCGGAGCGTCAGCATTGTAA
- the LOC105926323 gene encoding titin homolog isoform X9: MQCKVTLLDDALFECELDKHAKGQELLTKVCDHVNLLEKDYFGLAIWETPTSKTWLEPTKEIRKQVSGGVYEFTFNVKFYPPDPAQLTEDLTRYFLCLQLRKDILLGVLPCSFVTLSLLGSYTVQSELGEYDPELHGTDYVKDLSLAPGQTKELEEKVMELHRTYRSMSPAQADLLFLENAKKLAMYGVDLHQAKDLDGVDITLGVCSSGLMVYKDKLRINRFPWPKVLKISYKRSSFFIKIRASEQEQYESTIGFKLPNYKASKKLWKVCVEHHTFFRVSSVEPPSSRRFLVLGSKFRYSGRTQAQTRQASSMIDRPAPRFARSASKRLSRNLDGAGDETLQFLQLLSASGRSELDDWSLLMAAEKSLPSAEFPVRWASTESWEEGQSVHTVTTGWKVSEAADGGSQIVSEQQQWLKEGEWSDLLCRQPVAAVQTFDFVKEQAKPSLTYSSSTDPQSAPSRQDDWYLYSDRLSSGFEEKAATSREIQSQIRVEELVTSEAEWEETTEQVTERLQESVTLIDALEEIKDLQGKLRKVRDLEERLQEAGEVTELIQRVIEEELGQEEVDRLRAEEGDLEQVVLQKFQKRMGTVEGDIDELEEQIKEVFLKGLVPEEENKPDQLDDSVRVKLRKLEKEWQEGVQEEFESAGAAGATSVVTLQRVEQRGGKRVTIVDERGVLEKQTRRVVTERLDFGNPVQAENEDEWYILLYRPPRQEVLSPSVSAVDESTYSSSVETRQVGEEQPSLMEKVDDWFVLLAGTPRETSYVEAVIMKTVQMEEERFVSEAEVSEDYKVEVEERQTIQETPRETFVERVTMKDAELDERKLVSVMEVSEDYKVEVEERQTIQETPRETFVERVTMKDVELDEGRLVSVMEISEDYKVEVEERQTIPEGSGRLEPIQPVTEREDDWFVLLDVPSRQTTLVKPVSLAGVVSKSQMEVALSVPAVDLGDKRAEIFIEDAEMKQRQAKDDWFVLLDLPDRRTSYIQPAPMAESVEVLHKESTSSVTVSEEVEKRREVIVEEIVIQKQDEKLPEQRILPPVSSQDDDWYLLLDIVTKVESYIPPVSMPQPTKVSPSVPPEAKGIEEKLDPISPQPLPESDDDWYILFDSVGDKSVITPTVTAAEIIHEMTKTFEVEAKATEIAADTGVRTMETKTYEEVMVGAASGPNGTRFPKTGPSQPLPLSNMEEDDWPVMFGITKEKPIPAPPVAEVQRVVEIAVPSEPKPKSIMEDLREPAVTLVNPPQPRHVDDDWFELLDVAAKVSVSVEQRDLLVPEVSKTFVATEQRTQQRVTIVDETWQDREVVTESPPQIEVEDDWFVLLDRTLKTSVAAPERLRLPSEVRVPAAVATRIEVPEKKPQFEMRILEERRPLIHTHVTDDWSVLLDHGAKESVVSTQRGTRPVSAPVFSQAALAEAGIPMIPFDQPQTSTPIKTSRLEERKLEVTVEATEPSKIEALSEVKPAVWREQRDVDSSLISTVNGDLQHESETEKTNVEGVQMRKKRAKRIEGDSIYIRHSLLMLEEFDKPQEDLIKHHASISELKRNFMEAVPEPRPSEWDKRLSTHSPFRTLGINGQPLPSADGFHPLLHLNLLCLAKLFTQMLQNCHITNAKFTVFYGDFMCIKTNIKWIVL, translated from the exons ATGCAATGCAAAGTCACCTTACTGGACGACGCTCTGTTTGAGTGTGAACTTGAT AAACACGCTAAAGGTCAGGAGCTTTTAACTAAAGTGTGTGATCATGTCAACCTGCTGGAGAAGGACTACTTTGGCCTGGCCATCTGGGAAACCCCGACCAGCAAG ACGTGGTTGGAACCCACCAAAGAGATCCGGAAACAGGTTTCAGGTGGCGTCTATGAGTTTACATTTAATGTGAAGTTCTACCCTCCTGATCCAGCCCAGCTTACAGAAGACCTCACcag ATACTTCCTGTGTCTCCAGCTCAGGAAGGACATTTTGCTTGGCGTTCTCCCTTGTTCCTTTGTCACCCTCTCCCTGCTGGGCTCCTACACGGTCCAGTCCGAGCTGGGCGAGTATGACCCTGAGCTTCACGGGACGGACTACGTAAAAGATCTCAGCCTGGCACCCGGGCAGACCAAGGAGCTGgaggaaaaagtgatggagcTGCACCGCACTTACAG GTCAATGAGTCCGGCCCAAGCAGATTTGCTGTTTCTGGAAAATGCCAAGAAACTTGCGATGTACGGAGTTGACCTGCACCAAGCCAAG GATCTGGACGGCGTCGACATCACGCTGGGTGTTTGCTCCAGCGGCCTGATGGTTTACAAGGACAAGCTGAGGATCAACCGTTTCCCTTGGCCCAAAGTGCTCAAAATCTCCTACAAACGGAGCAGCTTCTTTATCAAAATCAGAGCGTCAGAG caaGAGCAGTATGAGAGCACCATCGGCTTCAAGCTACCCAACTACAAAGCCTCAAAGAAGCTTTGGAAAGTTTGCGTGGAGCATCATACGTTCTTCAG GGTTTCATCAGTGGAGCCTCCATCATCCCGTCGTTTCCTTGTCTTGGGTTCCAAGTTCCGCTACAGCGGCCGTACTCAAGCCCAAACCCGGCAGGCGAGCTCCATGATCGACCGCCCGGCCCCACGCTTCGCACGCTCCGCGAGCAAGAGGCTGTCGCGTAACTTAGACGGAG CTGGAGATGAGACTCTCCAGTTTCTGCAGCTGCTCTCTGCGTCAGGCAGGTCTGAGCTTGATGATTGGTCATTGTTGATGGCTGCAGAGAAATCCCTGCCTTCTGCTGAATTTCCAG TCAGATGGGCGTCCACTGAGTCCTGGGAAGAAGGACAGTCTGTTCACACAGTCACAACAGGCTGGAAGGTCTCTGAGGCCGCAGACGGCGGCTCTCAGATTGTCAGTGAACAGCAGCAGTGGCTAAAGGAAGGCGAGTGGTCCGACCTTCTGTGTCGTCAACCTGTAGCCGCTGTCCAGacttttgattttgtaaaagaGCAAG CTAAACCGAGCTTGACATACTCCTCCTCTACGGACCCTCAATCTGCACCATCACGGCAGGATGACTGGTACCTGTACTCAGACCGGCTCTCATCCGGGTTTGAAGAAAAGGCTGCGa CGTCTCGTGAAATCCAGTCCCAGATCCGTGTGGAGGAGCTTGTCACATCAGAGGCTGAATGGGAAGAGACTACCGAGCAAGTAACTGAGAGACTGCAGGAATCTGTGACCTTGATAGATGCCTTGGAAGAGATTAAAGATCTGCAGGGGAAACTGAGGAAAGTGAGGGACTTGGAGGAAAGGCTGCAAGAGGCGGGTGAAGTGACAGAGCTGATTCAGAGGGTGATCGAAGAGGAATTGGGGCAGGAAGAGGTCGATAGGTTAAGAGCAGAAGAGGGCGATTTGGAGCAGGTAGTTTTACAGAAATTTCAGAAGAGGATGGGGACCGTCGAGGGCGACATAGACGAACTGGAAGAACAAATAAAAGaggtgtttttaaaaggtttggtGCCTGAGGAGGAAAACAAACCTGATCAGTTGGACGATAGCGTGAGGGTGAAGCTGCGGAAGCTGGAAAAGGAATGGCAGGAAGGAGTACAGGAAGAGTTTGAGTCTGCGGGTGCTGCTGGTGCCACATCTGTTGTGACTCTGCAGAGGGTCGAGCAGAGGGGTGGGAAGAGGGTGACAATTGTGGACGAGCGGGGGGTGTTGGAAAAACAGACTCGGCGAGTGGTTACAGAGAGGCTTGATTTTGGAAATCCGGTTCAGGCGGAAAATGAGGATGAGTGGTACATACTGCTTTACCGCCCTCCGCGCCAAGAAGTTCTCAGCCCATCAG tctctgctgtggatgAGAGTACATATTCGAGCTCAGTGGAGACGAGACAGGTAGGAGAAGAGCAACCGTCACTCATGGAAAAGGTGGATGACTGGTTTGTGTTGCTGGCTGGAACTCCAAGAGAAACCTCCTATGTAGAAGCAG TAATAATGAAAACCGTCCAGATGGAAGAAGAAAGGTTTGTGTCTGAGGCTGAAGTTTCAGAAGATTACAAGGTAGAAGTTGAAGAGAGACAGACGATACAGGAGACTCCAAGAGAAACCTTTGTAGAACGAG TAACAATGAAGGATGCCGAGCTGGATGAAAGAAAGCTGGTTTCTGTAATGGAAGTTTCAGAAGATTACAAGGTAGAAGTTGAAGAGAGACAGACAATACAGGAGACTCCAAGAGAAACCTTTGTAGAACGAG TAACAATGAAGGATGTCGAGCTGGATGAAGGAAGGCTGGTGTCTGTAATGGAAATTTCAGAAGATTACAAGGTAGAAGTTGAAGAGAGACAGACAATACCAGAGGGTTCAGGACGTCTGGAACCAATCCAGCCAGTGACTGAGAGGGAGGATGACTGGTTTGTGTTGCTGGATGTTCCTTCTAGACAAACTACACTTGTAAAACCAG TGAGTCTGGCAGGTGTTGTCTCCAAGTCCCAGATGGAAGTTGCCCTATCTGTCCCGGCTGTTGATCTGGGAGATAAAAGAGCGGAGATTTTTATTGAGGATGCAGAAATGAAACAAAGACAAGCAAAAGATGACTGGTTTGTGCTCCTTGATCTTCCAGATAGGAGAACATCGTATATTCAACCAG CTCCGATGGCTGAGTCTGTTGAGGTTCTTCACAAAGAAAGCACGTCCAGTGTGACTGTGTCTGAGGAAGTGGAGAAGAGGAGGGAGGTTATAGTTGAGGAGATTGTGATTCAGAAACAGGATGAGAAGCTTCCAGAGCAGAGAATATTGCCCCCAGTAAGCAGCCAAGATGATGATTGGTATTTGCTGCTGGACATAGTTACCAAAGTGGAGTCTTATATACCTCCAG ttTCTATGCCACAGCCAACTAAAGTCAGTCCAAGTGTTCCACCTGAAGCAAAAGGTATAGAGGAAAAGTTAGATCCAATTAGTCCACAGCCTCTGCCAGAGTCGGATGATGACTGGTACATTCTGTTTGACTCTGTTGGTGACAAGTCGGTTATCACACCTACAG TTACCGCGGCTGAGATTATACACGAAATGACAAAGACGTTTGAAGTTGAGGCCAAAGCCACAGAGATCGCAGCAGACACGGGCGTGAGAACCATGGAGACGAAAACATACGAGGAGGTGATGGTTGGTGCGGCCAGCGGGCCAAACGGTACTCGATTTCCTAAAACGGGGCCGAGCCAACCCCTGCCGTTGTCAAACATGGAAGAAGATGATTGGCCCGTCATGTTTGGCATTACTAAAGAAAAACCCATACCTGCTCCACCAG TTGCTGAGGTTCAGAGGGTTGTTGAAATAGCCGTACCCAGTGAACCGAAACCAAAATCCATCATGGAGGATTTGAGGGAACCTGCAGTGACTTTGGTTAACCCGCCACAACCAAGACATGTGGATGATGATTGGTTTGAGCTGCTCGATGTGGCAGCGAAAGTATCAG TGTCTGTGGAGCAACGTGACCTCCTTGTTCCTGAAGTGAGCAAAACGTTTGTAGCCACAGAGCAGAGAACACAGCAGAGGGTCACTATAGTGGATGAGACGTGGCAGGACAGAGAAGTGGTGACGGAGAGTCCCCCGCAAATAGAAGTGGAGGATGATTGGTTTGTTCTCCTGGATCGGACTCTAAAGACATCAG TCGCTGCACCTGAACGCCTCAGGTTGCCATCAGAGGTCAGAGTCCCAGCTGCTGTGGCTACAAGGATTGAAGTTCCTGAGAAGAAGCCACAGTTTGAGATGCGGATCCTGGAGGAAAGGCGTCCACTCATACATACACATGTCACTGATGATTGGTCTGTCCTGCTAGATCATGGTGCCAAAGAGTCAG TTGTGAGCACGCAGAGGGGCACCCGTCCTGTCAGTGCCCCAGTCTTCTCCCAGGCTGCTCTGGCAGAGGCAGGCATCCCCATGATCCCCTTCGACCAGCCCCAGACCTCCACTCCCATAAAGACCAGCCGCCTGGAAGAGAGGAAGCTCGAGGTTACGGTGGAGGCAACGGAGCCCTCAAAAATAGAAGCGTTGTCTGAGGTCAAG CCAGCAGTGTGGAGGGAGCAGAGAGACGTAGACTCTTCACTGATCTCCACCGTCAATGGGGACCTTCAG CACGAGTCTGAGACCGAGAAGACGAACGTGGAGGGGGTGCAAATGCGAAAG AAAAGAGCTAAGAGAATTGAGGGTGACTCAATTTATATCAGACATAGCCTGTTAATGCTGGAG GAGTTCGATAAGCCTCAGGAGGACCTGATTAAGCACCACGCTAGCATCAGCGAGCTGAAGAGGAACTTCATGGAGGCCGTGCCGGAGCCGAGGCCGAGTGAATGGGACAAGCGTCTGTCCACGCACTCTCCGTTCCGCACCCTGGGCATCAATGGCCAGCCTCTGCCCAGTGCAGATGGG tttcATCCACTTCTGCATCTGAACTTACTGTGCCTTGCGAAACTATTCACTCAAATGTTGCAAAATTGCCACATTACAAATGCAAAGTTTACTGtattttatggggattttatgtgtataaagaccaacataaagtggATCGTACTGTGA